One window from the genome of Microaerobacter geothermalis encodes:
- a CDS encoding single-stranded DNA-binding protein, protein MNNVTLVGRFVKDPELRYTQSGTAVTQVNLAVNRPFAKEGQQDVDFIPIVIWGKIAEATAQYTKKGTLVSVQGWIQVRKYQDQQGNDRWATEVVANQVEFLSQPKNGNQSGKKQESDPFAGTGDVMDISDDDLPF, encoded by the coding sequence ATGAACAATGTAACATTGGTAGGACGTTTTGTAAAAGACCCTGAATTACGGTACACACAAAGTGGAACGGCGGTAACTCAAGTCAATCTGGCCGTCAATCGTCCCTTTGCCAAAGAAGGACAGCAAGATGTAGACTTCATCCCGATTGTCATCTGGGGGAAAATAGCGGAAGCCACGGCACAGTATACGAAAAAAGGGACGCTCGTTTCTGTACAGGGCTGGATTCAGGTCAGGAAGTATCAAGATCAGCAAGGGAATGACCGATGGGCAACAGAAGTGGTGGCGAATCAAGTTGAATTTTTATCTCAACCGAAAAATGGGAATCAATCGGGCAAAAAGCAAGAAAGTGACCCGTTTGCTGGCACCGGGGATGTCATGGACATTTCGGATGATGACCTCCCGTTTTAG